From the Eschrichtius robustus isolate mEscRob2 chromosome 3, mEscRob2.pri, whole genome shotgun sequence genome, the window TCCAGGGGACTTTCACTTGATACTTGTTCTCCTCTGCTGCTTAGATTTTCTACAAAATCAGACAGTCTCtttatcatcagaaaaaaaagaaaagcagatctCATCAGCACCAGGGGAGCCGTCCAGGCCTCCAGCGCTGCAGGATGGCCCCTCACGGGCACTAGTGAGCGCTGAGGGCCCGGTGTGGCCAGCACCTGTGTGGCCCCCAGATCGGCAGGGACATGGGCCATCAGCGGCACGGCTGCAGGAAGAGGCCACAGCCCATCCTTACCATGtttcctgcttcctctccatTCTCCTTCATATCGAAAGAAAGAATTCGGGTAAACGTAGACTCCGTAACCTGAATGTTGAAAGGAGGGTGCACAGGTGAGCAAGAGACACAGGTGACCCGGCTGATGACCAGCAAGCACTGAGGTGCGGGCCGTCCCGGGGGCTCCTCCAGGTGTCTGTGGCTTCACCCCCAGTGAACTCCCCTGCCCACTGCTCCCTAAAGGCTCAGTTCGGGTCACGACTCTCCTTGTTCATCTGTTTATGCACCAGACAcgctgagcacctactctgtgcagaGAGGCCCGGGGGAAGGCAGGCTAGGAGTGAGCGCAGGGTCCTTGAGAGGACCGTGCAGGTTGGTGGGAGGGTGGACGGGTGTGTGCGGGGGTGGGGAGCCTTCCTGAGAGGGGACATTTGAACTGAGCCAAATGAGCTGGGGGTAAGTGAGGGCACGAGGGGAAGAGCCGTCCCGGTCATCTCTCTGCAGGGACCTCATCCCCCCAGTGGCCTCCTGTGCCCTCCGGACAAAATCCACACTTGCACCCAAGGAGGGCCTGCCCATCATCACTTCTTGCCACTCAGCTGCTGGGCGCACCATCCCCCAACTCCCAACTCCAGTAGGtcctggggggggggcagggccccctccccaccagccccccTATTTCAAGGCCAACTTGGGGCGAGCGGCTCTAGGGAAGCGTGGGGTTGCCTGACTCTGGTATCTGCCATAAACGAGACTCGGGTTCTACCGGAAGTTAAAAGGTGTGGACTCGGATCTCTACGGCCCCGTTTTTTTCATTCTATGAACAGGTCCTATCAAACCTCCTCTAACCGCGCGTCGGGGACGTCGGCAGGCGCGGTCAGAGGAGGAGACCCCTGCCAGGAGGCAGGGACACCCAGGGCCGACTCGGTTCTTGCCGGCTGGGTCTCCAAGACACGGCCGGTTCTGCTACTCTGGGCCCGGGACCCCGCCCATCCCGCGGGCACCGGGACACGAGAAGGCGCGTCCCTCCCAGATCGGGGGCGACAAGGCTTCCGGGGGTTGCGGGCTAGACTCGGGGGAGGCGCGCGTGGGGAGCCCCGCTGGGCTTGGGGGCAGCGGGTTCTGGACTTCCTGAAGTGGAAGTGCGGGTGCGGGGACGCGCAGCGAGCGTCCGGACCTGCCCGCCTCCCTCCCATGCGGACCGAGGCCCGGTAGGGCGCAGTCGGCTGTTACCGTCCCGCGGTGGCCGCGCCGGCGAGTCTCGGCGCGCCAGGTGGGAGCTCGGGCACCCATCACGGGCGGACGCCATCTTGCCTCTAGAGTTTCCCTTAGCAACCTCCTAGCACTCCTCCATTGGCTCGTTGGTCGCGAGGGGGCGTGGCCTCGGGCTCAGTCTCTGGGCGTTACCAATCTCTGGAGCGGAGCTGTCTGGGCCCGGAGCCAGAGGACGCGACTGCGCTTGCGCAACGCGGCGAATTTCCGCCGCTTACATCCCTTCCGCCGACGTGACCGCCCCGCCAACGGCCTGGGAGCCCGCACCGGAAGCGGAAATGGTTGGAGGCTCTCGGCCCCGCCCCGGCGGCCATCTTGAAGGCCCGGGAGGCGGTGCCGCGCAGGACGGAGCGGAAGTGCTCGGCTGCGTCTTCCCGGACCGAGCGAAGCGCCGGCGCGGCCGCCACCCGCGTCCTCCTTCTCGCGGCCCTCGGGAGACCGCGCTCGGCCGCAGTGGACCGCGAGGTgccggcgggcggggcggggcaggggccgGGGGCTTGGGGGCCGCGCGCGGGGCCGGGGCCGAACGGGGCCCCTGGGGTCGCCGCGATGACCGGCTCCCGCCCCCCGCTGGCGCGTCCTGGAAGGGGTCGGCCGCCCGGCCGGGGCCGTGGGGCCTCGGTGTCCTCGCCGAACCAGGGCGGTCAGCGGGATTTGGGTAGGAAGCGGCGCGGTGGACTTGGGTCTCTTGCGGTCGAGTCCTGGCCATTCTGCGAGCCGAGGATTCCGAGCGCTCGGGCCGAGCCGCCCGACGGCGCCCCGCGTGCTGGGCCCAGAGCTTCCTCCGGAAACTTGCCCCGGGCATTGGGCCTGGGAGCGTCCCGGGGCGCCTGCTCCTCGGTCGGCTGGGTCTCACTTCTGGGGATGTGTAAGGTGGACCCCCCGGGGCCCCCGGTTCTGGTGGTGCAGGTGCGGTGTGGTCAGGGCCCGGTGGAGACGGGAAGGTGGTCACGCCCAGGGGAGGGAGCAGCTGGCGGCGGGGCTTGGCCGAGCGCTCGAGTGGATGAGGTCTGGAAGGGCATTTTAGCGGAGGGAACAGCATCAGAGGGTGAAAGTGTGGGAAATTACCACGCTGGGGACCCAGGAGGAATGGGGAGGGGGGATGAACGGAGAGGTAGTGGGAGCCAAACAGTGGGTGTCCCGTGCGCCGGGCGGGACTGTCCTCTGTGTGATGGGGGCCATCTGAGGAGGGAGGTCCACTCCACAGACAGGTGCAGTGATGACTCTGGAACTCTGTACGCAAATCTGCACACGTGATACTCCTGGTCTCCGCTTGGAatggttttgtcttgtttttgcctttgttttctcgAGGCTGAGGCTGAAGCAGTGACATCCAACAGAGAGCTTACCCACTGCGAGCTCTGTGCCGGGCCCTGTGGGCTGTGGGGCTGGCAGTGGACAGACAAGGCTCCCCCTCAGGAAGCTTCCGTTCTAGTAGGAGGCAATAGAGAGAGAAAGCGGAAAGCAATCAGAAACGATCGTCacacaaaataaaacagggtGACGTGATGTGAGGGACCGGCACCTGTTGGACAGTCACAGGGCGCCTCTCTCGAGGAGGCGGCCTTGGAACATGAGAGGGAAGAGGACCGCAGACGCCCAGCCCTGCGAGGGTTGCCCCGATCGGGCTCGGGAACAGGTCTGACGTGTGTGAGGGAGACCcgctcgctccctccctccctccctcggccGCCCTACGGGCCAGGCCTGCTGCTGATGCTGGCCGCTCACTCCCACAGAGGCCCGGGAGGGGCCTGCGGTGCTTTACAGATCCGAGTGGGGCCGGCCGAGGTGGCCTGCGGGTCACGCCATAGACAGGCCGTTTGACTCCAAAGTTCACGTTCTTAACGTTGCCGTCGGCAAGCTCAGCCACGGCGTGGAGCCGTGTGTTACCACGTATGTCGTTTGCCAGGTGACCTGAAATTGGCTGTTTTGTTTTGGGAAGATTTTCCACACGTTCAGATGAAAGAATGAGACTTAGAAGCGGTCATTTCTATTTAGGGCACATACTTTAAAGGAATAGCCAGGTTTTTCTAATGTTCATCTTAATGCCTCAGCTCAAGTAGAAGCGTTCTAAAGGTAAACACTTTGgtcataaaaaagtaaaataagggGTAATTTGTATGGAACCGAAGAATAAATGATGTTACTGATGTAGCTCTCTGCTGGCCTCGCTTTGGCCTAATGAGGGTGGCTGGCTGTCCTAGGTAACAGGCTCTAACGTAGCCCGttttaaaaactggaattttTCCCAGTTGAACGTAAAGACAAACCTCCTCAAACGACAGGACTAGGAGCCACAATTCACCTGTTCAGTTCAGCCTCGGCTCCCCTGAGAGCAAAGGGCATTTCTCAGTCTCCTCCGTGGCACTCCTGGCACTCCTGCGCCCGCTAGCCTAGTTGGCCCCCTCCACACGGTGGCTCCAGGAAATGGTGTCATTGAATGACAGACTTTTCAGCACAGATGTGATGACGTGTGTGGTGGGACTGCTCAGGTTATTTTAATATGTGagttgtacagttgacccttgaacaacacaggtttggacTGCATGGGGCCACTCACGTGTGGATTTTTTTCACGAGAAGAGTACTGCGGTACTGCACAGTCCGTGGTTGGCTGAACTGCGGATCCAGAGGCCGACTGCAAAGGTATACGCGGCTTGCCAACTGCGGGGGGCCGGCGCCCCTAACTCTGCATTCTTCGAGGGTCAGCTGTAAAGGGCACGTTGTTCCACTTGGGACCCGGGATCGCATCGTGAGCCTGCTGGCTCGCTCAGTGCACGTGGCGAGGACGTGTCGGCGGGCGTGGGTTCAGGCCCCAGCCCCGCTGTGCGCAGGCTGGGCGACGGGGCAGCTCGGGCCGTCGGGAGCCGCGGTTTTCTGTCTGAATGGGAAGGGCTGCTGTGCCAGCAGGTGCCATCTCcccgatgaggaaactgaggccgcaCAGCCGTGCCACTCAGGGGCCCTGGAAACAGACTCCTAGCTGGAGTCCACTTCTGGTCCCCAGCCCTGCCGTGGTGCCAGATCGGGAAGGAGCCACCCGCAAGTTTGCGGGCAGCGAGAGCTTTGCTCTGGCGTCTTCACCAGCTTCAGGCTGGCAGGGCCCTCCGTCCTCTGCATCCTCTGGCCCCGAGGTTCAGGCGGGGGTGTGCTGGGCTGCAGGAGCTGAGGTCAGAGCTACTCTTGACTCTGAGAAGTGGCTTAAACCATTTGGGGCTTGATCCTCTGCTGTGGAATAGAGGTGACGACGCCCTTGGCTTCCCTTAGTGACCTGGGTTCTCGCAGGCTAGATGCGCGTGGAGTCGCACGGCATGTGGAAATGGTCAGGAGCAGACAGGATTACCTGCACGCACAGATAAGGAACTGGGACGCAGACGGGCGCTCACCTGAGGAGCCTGGCCATGGAGTGGGGACCGGGTCTGGGAGGACCTGGAGGTGCACAGCTGGCACCGTGGGCAGAGGCCTGGacggagggcagggcagggcctaGAGAAGTGGGGGCACCAAGGGGAGCCCGAGGAGCGGCAGGAGGAGGTGCTGGAGGCCGGCGAGCCCCGGGGAGGCTTGGGCGCCGTGGCCCGTGCTGTGGACCGGCCCCGGGAGGTGGACACAGGAACGGGGCCACAGGACTTGGCCGTCAGCGAGGGCGGCTCCTGGGGACCTGCCGGAGGCGTGTGAGGCAGGTGACATGAGCAGAAACGGAAGTCCACCCGGTGCTGCTGCTTCGCGTGTCACATGCCTTCCTGGCTCTCCACCAAGGCGTGTCGCTGgctggtttcttttttctgggTGACTGGTGGTAAAGACGTACAGAAGGAAGCCACGGCGTGGATGAAACAGTGACTACTGAGGAAACCTGCTTGACGGTGTTGATGAAAATAGGGCAAAATGATCCAGTCCTTGAGTGctttttattgaatttaaaaGTATGTTGTATTTTTCTTGTATACAGCATGTCCGAAGGTGACAGTGTGGGAGATTCCGTCCACGGGAAGCCTTCTGTGGTGTACAGGTTCTTCACAAGGCTCGGACAGGTTGGTTTTTGGGTCACTGAGTTGCAGAAACGTTTAAATGAGACTTGACCCTGGGACGTTTCCCTGGGGTGTAAGTGTGCTGGCAGCCCCCGCAGGGTGGGCGGCGCCTCCCTGGGCCTCTCGTTCACCCTCTTGGAAGCTTTTCCCGTTGCTGTGCGGGTGCTGGGTCTCCTGAGGTTCAGGCCACGTACTTgtcttctgtgtttttttccaacaagttttaaaatgtgaaaaccattcttagctcctgGGCGGGATGGAGTTGGCGGCCCCTGCTCTGCCCTTGCTGTCCCCTCGGCCCCTCTGGCCCAGGCCTGCGCTCCGTGGCGGGAATACCCCTTGGGGCTGCAGCGAGGCCTGTGGGTTCTGCAGGAAGGAGTGTAACTCAGCGAAGGATCGCACAGTTTGGTTCAAACCTAAAActgtcttgatttttaaaatttaaaaatagcgtCTGGAAAAGTTCATAATTATTGAAGCCAGGTGACGGGCACACGTAGGCTCATATCCTCTCTCACGAAtggttgaaatttttcataattaaaatctCAAAATTAAATTTAGACTACACACGTGTATattaattacacacacacacgtacacgtgTATGTAGGCACACATGTGCACATTATGTGAATCTAAGGATTAAGGCAGTCAGCTCTGCAGCTCCTGGGTGGGCTGGGACCGGCTCCGGGGGGAGCGGGCTTTGGGACGGGACCTCGGGTGGAGTCCCACGTGCAGGGTGGTGACATTCTCCTTTCTCTGTCCCATCCTCTCGGGGGTTGAAGTTCAGCCTCCCCACGATGGCCCCTCGGGCCGATGCTATAGGACCACGTGCTGCGAGAGGTGGTTCTGTAGTACTTTTGCTTAAGGGGTGGACTTGCCTCAGGAAGCGTTGCAAATCTTGGATTAATTGTAGTCACCGCTTAGTGCCATTGACTTAAAGTCTGAGGCAAACGCTGGCAGGAAGTGTGCTCTGCAGAAGGAATTGCAGGGTCTCTGTAACTTGGGCGCTCTCGTTCCAGATCTATCAGTCCTGGCTGGACAAGTCTACGCCATACACGGCTGTGCGATGGGTGGTGACGCTGGGCCTGAGCTTCGTCTACATGATCCGAGTTTACCTTCTGCAGGTCGGTGGGGGGTGGCGGTGATGAGTCACTGCACTGCGGTGTCGGCTGGGGTGCTGTTTCTCCTTCTGTCGCTGGATTAGGTGGGTTTACGGTGAAGGAAAGGGTCTCTAAAGATCATTTTTCAATTAAGCACGAAGCATAAGAAAGACTTCAGTGACTGTCTTTAAAGGGGGTTGTTTACATCCCGTCCTGAGTTCCTCGTATTCTCTTGCTGGACTTCCCAGGACAGTCTTGGTGTCAGCCGGGCTTGGTGAGGTGACAGCGCTCTCCAGTGTCCTGGTCTGCACAGGGGACCTTCTGGCGCTCCCTGACCCTGCCTCGCGCGGGACTTCCGGGGGCTGGGGACTCTAGGGACAAAATCACCTGGACTGGCCACCCCATTCCCTGGGCGCCGTGAGCCGTGCTGGTGTCCGAGGAGGGCCGGGTGGGGTGACCGAGGGTGGCACGGCTCCTCCACGGGACGCACGCCCTCCCTGCACCTTTGGTGAGTGCTCTGTAGGTCCTGAGAGGAGGGCAGCTCGTGCTCCCTTGTGCCCAGAGGAAGGAGGCTGAGGCTTTTTCTCCCGCTCCTTGAAAGCAAACACCTCCTTCCAGGTGCTTCCCAAGGCGTAGGAGTACGTGTGTGCGGAGATGGATACTTCACCTGCTGGATGCTATGCTGCGTCCAGGGCTGTGGGGAATTCTCACCTAAGCTAAGTGTAGAGACCTGTCCTTGGATGGTATTGTGTCTGCGTTCCTACAAGGAAGCCTCGCCCTGGCTCGGCGCAAAGGCGGGGGGGCCCCGGTCCAGCTCTGCAGCAGGGTGCGGTCTGTATTGGGTGTCTACAACTGATGTTCAGTTTGCTGTGATCAGTTCtagatttttttaagaaactggacCTTGGTCCATTCTTAATGGAAAGAATGACCTAGAAACCTTGACTTGGGGGATTTGGGTGGGGGCATCTCGTACGGGTTGGTTTTCCTGTGCTCTGAGCTGAGTCTCTGCCCGACTTGGCATCCCTTCAGACTCAGCCCACCCTGCGGAGCTGTGTGAACATTCAGCTGTTAACGCTTCACATTTAGGTTTTTGTTGTTTGACTTGAAAACGTTTTAAGGCAGAAGGGGCTCATCTTGTTTGTGTGAAAGTGTTTAGGCTTTTACAGTTGGTCCTGCAGTGCAGCTCTGGTTCTGATTGGATGAAGTCTCTCTTCTAAGAGCGAGTCACGTGGCACGTGTGCCCCCTTCTCTGTGCCGCCTGAGGGGGGTTTGGCTCCACGACACTTTGCTGACTCGTGCTTGGTTTCCTGATTTTCCGGCTCTGGATTTCTTCTGGGCAAACGTTATGAACATTCCTGACACAGTGTGTGGTGGTGTGAACCGCCCGCCGGAAGGAGCTCGAGCCCCAGTGTCTCAGGCTGGTCCGGAGCCTGCGTCTGGGTCAGGGGCCGCTGGCCGAGGGCAGGGCTTGTGACCCGGGTGTGCAGCTCGGGCGTGAGGCTTTGTGAAGCACCCCCGTTTTTGCTGCCTTCCGGGGGGCTGGTGGCTTTACATTCTGGGTGCACCTAACGGGACCCTTGAAAACGTTTGCTGTGTGGACCTTGGCTTATCCACTCTCAAGACCCCTCGGTGCCGTTTAAGATAAACTGTCAGCGTGGGTGGTCACTGCACTTTGGTCACTTGTTACGACTCCACGTCCTGGTTCAGTCCAGACGGGATGGGTTCAGGGTGGCCTCACTGAccgtttctccttctcttccaggGTTGGTACATCGTGACCTACGCCTTGGGAATCTACCATCTAAATCTCTTCATAGCTTTCCTTTCTCCAAAAGTGGATCCTTCCTTAATGGAAGATTCAGGTAGAGTAGAGACTGTCCACTTTGGGGAGAGTTTTGGTCTTTCTGTACTTCCCAGGATTGCTCCATTTTCTCTGGAAACATTTGAAATCTAAATTTTGGGGACTGTTCTCTGGGTGCTTAAAATGTACCTGCAACTTCTGTGATCCTGGCAAGTTTGTGGAACGACTTGCTAAGCCCTTGTGACAGTCCCAGGAGGCAGGCGCTCCTGTCACCCCCGTttggcagatgaggaaagtgagccgTTGGGCTGTGGAACCTGGCGAGGTCccacgggggcggggggagccagGGCCTGCTTCCCGGGTAGCTGGCCCGTCCACGTCCCCTCCACGCTTGCCTGTTAGGTCCCTTTCTCACAAAAGCAGGCTTCCACGGCGGCTCCGCGTGGCTGACTGAGGCCACTGCCCCCCCGATGTCCCCTGAGGGCGATGGGTGGAAAGGTTCGTGGCTCTGGCTGCTCCTGGCGTACCTGGGCCAGGTGGGGCCTTGGCACACACCTGCTGGGCCAGCTGGGGGCGGGGATGGCTCACGACCAGATGGTGAGGCCTCCATTCCGGCACGTCGCAGCCACTGTTGGGAAAACCCGACGCAGCTCCTGTGGAGCCCGAGGAGTCAGAGGCACAGTTGTTAACGGCAGAGGCACACTTTACGCAGCCTGTTCGCGTCACGATCGGAGCCTGTGTATTTTTTCTGTGGAGTATTTGATGACAATAGCAAAGGAAACAACGCTTTCGTTTGGTGCTGCATTGGGGGGATTAGGAAACAAGAGGCCCTTTCagtaggcctcagtttctccatctgttaaCTGGGGAGGGCACCTTCCCGCGTGGGGTGGGAGGCGGCTCGCAGCTCACTGCAGAGGGTGGCCGTCCTGAGCCCAGCGCCCCTGAGAGTGGATGCACAGCTCCCGCCTCTGTGCTCTCGTGGCCTGTGGACGTTCATTCTCCCTGTACCTCGTGTTGTACAGTTGACGCGTTCCTGAAAATCGGCGTGTGGTTGAATTTTTACGTGATCACTTAAAGTGgccttaaaaagaaattctaataCAGATCTTCTAAAGCAGTGAATCGGTTTCTAAATCAACTGAAGGTTCCCATTTTATGTCCGGTTAAAGGATGTAAATCTGTATGTCACGTATCAGGCCTGCTGGTTCACAAGCTCTAAGGAACCTTAAAAGGGCAGCGGTGGAAATGACAAGGTGCACTGCCTGCCTCACCTCCGGGTGACATTCTGCCTTTCAGACGATGGCCCCTCGTTACCAACCAAACAGAATGAGGAGTTCCGGCCCTTCATTCGAAGGCTCCCAGAGTTTAAGTTTTGGTGAGTCACTTCCTAACGGTGGTTGCGAAGGGCGCTCATCCCCACGCATGGCCGTGAGACGGGGGCAGGCGCTTCGGTCCCAGCGAGCCAGCAGCTTAGACCCCTTGGAGAAACGCCAGTTCTGTTGTGTTTCCTCGTTTTGAATGTTGACTCAACCCAGAACGTGAAGCGTGCCCGCTGGGCGTGGAGGGGGGTCACAGGCCCTTGCAGTGCCCACCCCCCTCCCAAGGTGACACCACTGCACCTCGATGCTGCAGAAAAGAGGCTGCTTCTGGGGAGGCGGGTCCCGGGTATGTGGCACACTTGGCCTCGGGGGGACGCTGCTTTGTGCACGGTGGCCCGAAGGGggaccagctctctccccactcGGTCCTCGGGGTGGCCTGGgcgtccccaggcctcctggaggcaGTCGTGTGTGTGACGTTGTGACAAGGATGAATGTGACAGGAGGATGGAGGTGACccgctagtgtgtgtgtgtgtgggggggtagtCTGTGAACGTGTCTGTCCTGTGTTGTCACAAAAGTGAAGGCAAAGAGCTGCCGCCCTTCAGCCTGTCCTCCTGGTGCAGGGGCGGCCGTGCAGGCGCTCGGCGAGTCCCTGTGGGATGAGCGTGAAGTGCCGGGCCCGGGGCTGCCCGCCCTCTGAGGTGGCGTTTGTTCTCTAGGAAAGGGAGACCAAGGGGGATTTTAAGTAGGGCTGTGACCCTTATGGGTTGGGCTGTAAGCTGGAGGGAGGGTGGCCCTGAGGCCTGACTCCACCTGCTTCTCCTGGGGACACTGCTCGGCCACTGGGGGACGGCCTGCTGGGCGTGTGGGACTCAAGCCTTGAGGCTCGGGACTGGATTTCTAGACGTGGGCCCCAGCAGCACATGGGGGGGCATCTGCATCTGCCAGCTGCCGGCCTGGGCAGTGCCAGGGCCCCCACTGCTGTTTTACACTTTATGTAATTTCAGAAAACTTCGAAGTGTTCAAGGGACTAAGAACGCTGTGTC encodes:
- the RER1 gene encoding protein RER1, which codes for MSEGDSVGDSVHGKPSVVYRFFTRLGQIYQSWLDKSTPYTAVRWVVTLGLSFVYMIRVYLLQGWYIVTYALGIYHLNLFIAFLSPKVDPSLMEDSDDGPSLPTKQNEEFRPFIRRLPEFKFWHAATKGILVAMVCTFFEAFNVPVFWPILVMYFIMLFCITMKRQIKHMIKYRYIPFTHGKRTYKGKEDAGKTFAS